One segment of Alnus glutinosa chromosome 2, dhAlnGlut1.1, whole genome shotgun sequence DNA contains the following:
- the LOC133860022 gene encoding plastoglobule-localized metallopeptidase 48, chloroplastic, whose translation MASIVSIPLSSLCVSQKPKSLSFSFVASDSLRFGSSSSLGFESSRKNRGIRVSVCRAASVVFRDLDADDFRHPLDKQNTLILRAIPGLNELGRALLGTVAEQVMLLENIGTSVLVSENQLSGLHKLMVEAAKILNIEAPDLYVRQSPVPNAYTLAISGKRPFVVVHTSLVELLTQTELQAVLAHELGHLKCDHGVWLTYANILTLGAYTVPGLGGLIARSLEEQLFRWLRAAELTCDRAALLVAQDPKVVISVLMKLAGGCPSMADQLNVDAFLEQARSYDKASSSPVGWYIRNAQTRQLSHPLPVLRAREIDEWSRSQDYISLFKRAMQANSIQKV comes from the exons ATGGCCTCCATAGTGTCCATACCTCTGTCCTCGCTCTGCGTCTCCCAAAAGCCCAAGTCTCTCAGTTTCAGCTTCGTCGCCTCCGATAGCCTGAGGTTTGGTTCATCTTCTTCGCTCGGATTCGAATCGTCGAGAAAGAACCGCGGGATTAGGGTTTCTGTTTGCAGAGCCGCCTCGGTTGTCTTCCGCGACCTCGACGCCGATGATTTCCGTCATCCTCTTGATAAACAG AACACGCTGATTCTGAGGGCGATTCCAGGGTTGAATGAACTCGGAAGGGCTCTTCTAG GAACTGTTGCAGAGCAGGTCATGCTTCTGGAGAATATAGGGACATCGGTTCTTGTTTCTGAAAATCAG CTTTCTGGTCTACACAAATTGATGGTTGAGGCTGCTAAAATATTGAACATTGAAGCTCCTGACCTGTATGTCCGACAAAGTCCTGTACCAAATGCATATACTTTAGCTATAAGTGGTAAAAGACCATTTGTTGTTGTTCATACCAGCCTTGTGGAGCTTCTGACACAGACGGAATTGCAG GCTGTTTTGGCTCATGAGTTGGGTCACCTGAAATGTGACCATGGTGTATGGCTTACATATGCGAATATTCTTACCCTTGGGGCCTATACTGTACCTG GTCTTGGTGGGCTAATAGCACGGAGTTTAGAAGAACAGTTGTTCCGCTGGCTCCGAGCAGCAGAGCTGACTTGTGATCGTGCAGCCCTTCTTGTTGCTCAAGACCCTAAG GTGGTCATCTCCGTTCTAATGAAATTAGCTGGGGGATGCCCATCCATGGCTGATCAACTGAATGTGGACGCATTCTTGGAGCAAGCTCGGTCTTATGACAAAGCTTCTTCAAGCCCAGTTGGGTGGTATATAAG AAATGCTCAAACAAGGCAACTTTCACATCCTCTGCCTGTTTTACGTGCTCGTGAGATTGATGAATGGTCAAGAAGTCAAGATTACATATCCCTTTTCAAACGTGCCATGCAGGCCAATTCCATACAGAAAGTTTAG
- the LOC133861637 gene encoding BIIDXI-like protein At5g11420 has translation MKRQPETIILSLLLMGLASADLLQNPDFESPPANLKGNSTSSFLLLSQNNTVPGWTFEGTVQYVTANQNMSLPGNGHAIQLCQDGKISQTFIANGSIVDYVLTFTIAPGGRNCSDNADVVISVPDSTRVFSLKQQYGKETWESYGHYLGRWGEGEPVNLVFQSQTAESNYNSTCWPVIDSLLLKSFGTLPDANDNLLPNGGFEAGPDFLSNSTEGILLDENPSAVQSPIQLWSVLGTVKYIDSKHFFVPQGNAAIEIVSGVSAGIQTAVILKEGSKYNLEFTLGDANDTCVGDFIVGAQTGSTTQNFSLASSGTGSAKKLSVTFKAKTSATPISFLSYTTIQTRDGVYCGPVVDDVVLRASYGLKLEMQLKVLISLYILVAILQFRSIGDDIKQLFTI, from the exons ATGAAAAGGCAGCCAGAAACGATTATTCTCTCACTTCTGCTCATGGGATTGGCATCTGCAG ATCTTCTTCAGAATCCAGATTTTGAATCCCCACCAGCAAACTTGAAGGGAAATTCCACCTCCTCATTTTTGCTACTGAGCCAAAACAATACGGTTCCGGGATGGACATTTGAAGGCACAGTACAGTATGTAACAGCTAATCAGAACATGTCACTGCCAGGGAATGGACATGCCATACAACTGTGTCAAGATGGCAAAATCAGCCAGACTTTCATCGCTAATGGAAGCATTGTGGATTACGTGCTTACCTTCACCATCGCTCCGGGTGGTCGGAATTGTTCAGACAATGCTGATGTAGTGATTTCAGTGCCAGATAGTACAAGGGTCTTTTCTTTGAAGCAACAGTATGGGAAGGAAACATGGGAGAGCTATGGTCACTACTTGGGCAGGTGGGGCGAGGGGGAGCCTGTTAATCTTGTGTTTCAAAGCCAAACAGCAGAATCGAATTACAATTCCACATGTTGGCCTGTAATTGACTCTCTTCTTCTTAAGAGCTTTGGAACACTTCCTGATGCCAATG ATAACCTACTGCCAAATGGAGGATTTGAAGCCGGCCCTGATTTCCTGAGTAACTCTACTGAGGGAATTCTACTTGATGAAAATCCAAGTGCGGTTCAATCTCCAATACAACTATGGTCTGTGTTAGGAACTGTCAAATACATAGACTCCAAACACTTCTTTGTTCCACAAGGCAATGCTGCAATAGAGATTGTCTCGGGAGTTTCAGCTGGCATACAAACAGCAGTAATACTTAAAGAAGGCTCTAAGTATAACTTGGAGTTCACATTGGGAGATGCTAATGACACTTGTGTGGGAGATTTCATAGTTGGGGCCCAAACAGGATCAACAACCCAGAATTTCTCGTTGGCAAGCTCTGGCACTGGCTCAGCCAAGAAATTATCTGTGACATTCAAGGCAAAAACAAGTGCAACTCCAATCAGTTTTCTCAGCTATACAACAATCCAGACAAGAGATGGTGTATACTGTGGTCCTGTGGTTGATGATGTAGTTTTGCGTGCTTCTTATGGGCTGAAACTAGAAATGCAGTTGAAGGTTCTGATTTCTTTATATATACTGGTAGCCATTCTACAATTCCGATCCATTGGAGATGATATCAAGCAGTTGTTTACCATATAA